In a genomic window of Lacrimispora sp. BS-2:
- a CDS encoding iron-containing alcohol dehydrogenase: protein MLNFDFYSPARILFGKGMENRIGRLLKPHAGKVLLHYGGGSIKKSGLYDTVITSLKERGLSYVELGGVMPNPRLSLVQEGIALCREEKVDLVLAVGGGSVIDSAKAIAMGVYYDGDVWEIYEQGKTIKKALPVATILTIPAAGSEASGDTVITNEEKQLKYGYGSPHLRPLLSVVNPELFYTLPKNQIANGVADMMSHVFERYFTNTTHTDLTDGLCETVLRTIIKNAPLVLENPQNYNAWCEVGFGGTVAHNGLVGMGREQDWACHGMEHELSAIYDVAHGAGLAVLTPAWMQYVYKDNTNMFVQFAVNVMGVKGSYRDPDAMIQEAILRLREFFNKMGLPATLGELGIDAGQLELMAKKATGAAFGNEQPIGGLKKLYWQDVLEIYRLAQ from the coding sequence ATGCTTAATTTTGACTTTTATTCACCGGCACGTATACTCTTTGGAAAAGGTATGGAAAATCGGATTGGCAGGCTTTTAAAACCCCATGCAGGCAAGGTCCTGCTGCATTACGGCGGAGGAAGCATCAAAAAGAGCGGGCTATATGATACCGTGATCACTTCACTGAAGGAGAGAGGACTCTCTTATGTAGAGCTTGGGGGCGTGATGCCAAATCCCCGTCTTTCCCTGGTTCAGGAAGGAATTGCCCTGTGCAGAGAAGAAAAGGTGGATTTAGTCCTGGCTGTGGGCGGAGGAAGCGTTATTGATTCTGCCAAGGCCATTGCAATGGGAGTATATTATGATGGTGATGTCTGGGAGATTTATGAACAGGGCAAAACAATTAAAAAGGCGCTGCCGGTAGCCACGATTCTTACCATTCCTGCAGCCGGAAGCGAAGCAAGCGGCGATACCGTGATCACCAATGAGGAAAAACAATTGAAATACGGCTATGGCAGCCCCCACCTTCGGCCTTTGCTCAGTGTTGTGAATCCGGAATTGTTCTATACTCTGCCAAAGAATCAGATCGCCAATGGTGTGGCTGACATGATGAGCCATGTCTTTGAACGCTATTTTACCAATACGACGCATACCGATTTAACAGATGGCTTATGCGAAACAGTATTAAGAACCATCATAAAGAACGCCCCTCTTGTCCTTGAAAATCCGCAAAACTATAATGCCTGGTGCGAGGTGGGTTTCGGAGGTACCGTTGCCCATAACGGTTTAGTGGGTATGGGCCGTGAACAGGACTGGGCCTGCCATGGCATGGAGCATGAGCTCAGTGCCATCTACGACGTGGCCCACGGAGCCGGTCTGGCCGTGCTGACACCTGCGTGGATGCAGTATGTTTATAAGGACAATACTAACATGTTCGTGCAGTTTGCAGTCAATGTCATGGGTGTGAAGGGCAGCTACCGGGATCCGGATGCAATGATTCAGGAAGCCATTTTGCGTCTGAGGGAGTTTTTCAACAAGATGGGGCTTCCGGCAACCCTTGGAGAGCTTGGCATCGACGCCGGCCAGCTTGAATTAATGGCCAAAAAGGCCACAGGGGCTGCATTTGGAAATGAGCAGCCAATTGGCGGATTGAAAAAGCTGTACTGGCAGGATGTGCTGGAGATTTACAGACTGGCGCAATAG
- a CDS encoding aldo/keto reductase: MRTVKLGNLQVPSIAVGCMRINKLDKSGAERFVKAALDMGTNFFDHADIYGGGVCEEIFADAVQMNAAVREKMFLQSKCGIRPGIAFDFSKKHILEAVDGSLKRLKTDYLDALLLHRPDALMEPEEVAQAFDILQSTGKVRNFGVSNQNPMQIQLLKKFVKQPIVANQLQLSITNANMISQGLHVNMLDEPAVNRDGSIIDFCRINDITIQPWSPFQYGFFEGVFLGNEKFPKLNAKIDEIAANYEVSNTTIAMAWLLRHPAHMQPVTGTMNIERLKDCAKAVDIQLTREEWYGIYLSAGNILP, translated from the coding sequence ATGAGAACAGTTAAGTTAGGGAATTTGCAGGTACCGTCGATTGCGGTCGGCTGCATGCGCATCAATAAACTGGATAAGTCCGGAGCGGAGCGTTTCGTAAAGGCAGCACTGGATATGGGTACTAATTTTTTTGATCATGCGGATATATATGGCGGCGGCGTTTGTGAGGAGATATTTGCAGATGCAGTACAAATGAACGCTGCCGTGCGTGAAAAAATGTTCCTGCAATCCAAATGCGGTATCCGTCCAGGGATTGCTTTCGATTTCTCTAAAAAGCATATTTTAGAAGCAGTGGATGGCAGCTTAAAAAGGCTTAAAACGGATTATCTGGATGCATTATTGCTCCATCGCCCGGATGCGCTGATGGAGCCGGAAGAGGTTGCCCAGGCCTTTGACATCCTGCAAAGCACAGGTAAGGTGCGTAATTTTGGCGTTTCCAACCAAAACCCCATGCAGATACAGCTGCTGAAGAAATTTGTTAAACAGCCGATTGTCGCGAATCAGCTTCAGTTAAGCATTACTAACGCCAACATGATCTCCCAGGGGCTTCATGTCAATATGCTTGATGAACCGGCAGTGAACCGGGATGGCAGCATAATTGATTTCTGCCGTATCAATGATATCACCATTCAGCCCTGGTCTCCGTTCCAGTACGGATTTTTTGAGGGTGTATTCCTGGGCAATGAAAAGTTCCCAAAACTCAATGCCAAGATTGATGAAATAGCCGCTAACTATGAGGTTAGCAATACGACCATCGCAATGGCGTGGCTGCTGCGCCATCCAGCCCATATGCAGCCTGTGACCGGGACCATGAATATAGAGCGTTTAAAAGATTGTGCCAAGGCTGTTGATATTCAGTTGACCCGGGAGGAATGGTACGGGATTTATCTTAGTGCCGGGAATATTTTACCTTAA
- a CDS encoding class I SAM-dependent methyltransferase — protein sequence MFKSLIPILERPPLYTKTEVPFWDDEHISKQMLKAHLDPIFEGASRKLAFIDKSAAWIKGIAPPSRYRQLLDLGCGPGIYAEKFTQMGYQVTGIDFSKRSINYAIESAKKRDLDIRYLYQNYLNMNLNSKYDFSIMIYCDYGALSTVDRQIVMTTVYHHLKSGGRFLLDVFSMVKYNNFDEKQTWEICQNGGFWRKEKYIAFNGCYKYPDNVTLEQTSIVYDAGAISYYLWNTYFTREALIKEAINAGFKVCEVFGDVAGSTYHTDNTTISILLEK from the coding sequence ATGTTCAAAAGCTTAATTCCAATTTTAGAAAGGCCGCCACTATACACTAAAACAGAGGTTCCTTTTTGGGATGATGAACATATATCGAAACAAATGCTCAAAGCCCATCTAGATCCTATCTTTGAAGGTGCAAGCAGGAAGTTAGCGTTCATAGATAAATCTGCTGCTTGGATAAAAGGGATTGCACCTCCGTCAAGATACAGGCAGCTTCTTGACCTGGGCTGTGGTCCTGGAATATATGCTGAAAAATTTACACAAATGGGCTATCAGGTGACGGGAATTGATTTTTCCAAACGATCTATAAATTACGCCATTGAGTCTGCGAAAAAAAGAGATTTAGATATTCGATACTTGTATCAAAATTATTTAAACATGAATTTAAATAGTAAATATGATTTTTCGATAATGATTTATTGTGACTACGGTGCGCTGTCAACAGTAGATAGGCAAATTGTAATGACTACGGTATATCATCATCTAAAATCCGGGGGAAGGTTCTTATTGGATGTCTTTTCAATGGTTAAGTATAACAATTTTGACGAAAAACAAACATGGGAGATTTGTCAAAACGGCGGATTTTGGCGTAAAGAAAAATATATTGCATTTAACGGCTGCTATAAGTATCCGGATAATGTAACATTAGAACAAACTTCTATTGTTTATGATGCAGGGGCTATCTCTTACTATTTATGGAATACCTACTTTACCAGGGAAGCACTGATTAAAGAAGCAATAAATGCAGGTTTTAAAGTATGTGAAGTGTTTGGAGATGTTGCAGGCAGCACTTATCATACAGATAACACAACTATTTCTATACTGCTGGAAAAATAA
- a CDS encoding MerR family transcriptional regulator codes for MEYTINKLAKLAGVSTRTLRYYDELGLLSPARVSSNGYRIYGQKEIDRLQQILFYRELGVSLEEIRNILASKDFDGLLALESHLSALLARREQLNLLVANVEKTIKTMKGEMIMSDQEKFEGFLQKLVDNNERQYGEEARAKYGDETIDRSNTRVLNMSKEQYIELEELTEDLNQTLKAAIEQGDPADELAQKACGLHKKWLCFYWEAYSEEAHKGVTQMYVDDPRFTAYYDKIAPGCAVFLRDAVEIYCK; via the coding sequence ATGGAATACACCATCAACAAGCTGGCGAAATTGGCGGGTGTCAGTACAAGAACTCTGCGGTATTATGATGAGTTGGGATTGCTTTCCCCCGCCCGTGTCAGCTCCAATGGATACCGGATTTACGGACAAAAGGAGATCGATCGGCTGCAGCAAATCCTTTTTTACCGTGAATTGGGCGTATCGCTGGAAGAAATCCGAAATATTCTTGCTTCAAAGGATTTTGACGGGCTTTTGGCGCTGGAGAGCCATTTATCTGCCCTGCTTGCCAGGCGGGAGCAATTAAATTTGCTGGTCGCCAATGTCGAGAAGACCATCAAGACCATGAAAGGAGAAATGATAATGAGTGATCAGGAGAAGTTTGAAGGCTTTCTTCAAAAACTGGTAGACAATAACGAGCGTCAATATGGAGAGGAGGCCCGGGCAAAATACGGGGATGAAACCATTGACCGCTCCAACACCAGGGTTTTAAACATGAGCAAGGAACAGTATATTGAATTGGAAGAGCTGACAGAAGATTTGAATCAAACATTAAAGGCAGCTATTGAGCAAGGCGACCCTGCCGACGAATTGGCGCAGAAAGCCTGCGGGCTGCATAAAAAATGGCTCTGCTTTTATTGGGAGGCTTACAGCGAAGAAGCCCATAAAGGCGTAACCCAGATGTATGTAGATGATCCGCGCTTTACTGCTTATTACGATAAGATCGCACCTGGCTGTGCAGTATTTCTGCGGGATGCGGTAGAAATATACTGCAAATAA